CGCGCACGTACGCCGCCCGGTCGACCTCGACGACCTGTGCCGCAACAGCGTCGAGCTGCTTGCCTTCCAGGCCGAGTCCGCCGGCATCTCCATCACGCTCACCCCGGTCTCGGGTGGAGCCGTCGTGTCGGGTGACCCCGACGAGCTGGGCCGCATCATCGACAACCTTGTCGGCAACGCCGTGAAGTACTCCCGACGCGGTGGTCGGGTCGATGTGGGGGCGTCGTACGCCGGGGACGCCGCGGTGGTGACCGTGCGCGACACCGGGCTCGGCATCTCCCAGGTCGACCAGAGCCACCTGTTCTCGGCATTCCACCGATCGAGCAATCCCGACGCGCTCTCGCTGCCGGGCACCGGCCTGGGGCTGGCCATCTCGCGGCGGATCGCCGAGCTGCACGGCGGCGACATCACTGTCGAGTCGGAGTTCGGCGTCGGCAGCACATTCTGGCTGCGGCTGCCGCGCCAGGCGCGCCTCGACTCCGCCTCCTGAAATGGGGGAGGCCCCGCCGGACGAGTCCGGCGGGGCCTCCGCATCACTTCTATTAGGTGGCCGGGGCCGGCTCAGCGCCGCCTCACCTCGAACGGCACCTTGTCGCGGCTCCTCCTGATCGTGTCCGAACCCGTGTAGACGGCAACCAGCTTGTGCTTGCCGATCTTCAGGTCCTTCTTGATCTTGATGACAGCCCGGCCGTTGTCGAGCGAGATGACGCGGACCTTCTTGCCGTCGAGCAGGAACTTCACCTTGCCGGTGACGTCCGACCCGTTGTCAGCCATGACCTTCGCCACGCCCTTGATGTTCTGGGTGTAGGTGGGGTGCCTCGGCTTGACCTTCAGGTGCGTGCTGGAGCCGACCGACGTCGGGGGAGTGCCCGGTCCGGACTTGACCGTCACCGTGACCGTGCCCGTCTCCGGGGCGATCGTGTCGTTGCCGGAGTAGTTCGCCTTCATCGTGTAGACACCGACCGCCAGGTCCGCAGGCAGCGCGATCATCGCGCTGCCGTTGGCCAAGGTGCCAGAACCAACGGCGGTGCCGTCGGCCTTGGTGAGGGTGACGCTGCCGGTGGGCGCGGCTCCCACGGTGCCGTCACGATCGACCGTGACCTTGACCGACGAGGCCTGACCGAAGGTGGACGGCTCAGGCAGGTGCGCCGCGCTCACCTTGGCCTTGATCTTGCAGGTGACGAGCTTGACGTTGTCGACGTACCAACCGTCGAGTCCGCCGCAGCCGTCGCGGCCGATGTCGAACCGGAACTGCACCAGGTCACCGGGCTTGACGCCGGCTCTTGACAGTTCGACGTGAGACGTGCCCCAGGAGCCGTTGAGCTTGCCACCGTCGGTTCCGGTGAAGCCGGGCTCGCCGGCCAACGGGCTGGTGTTGGTCGCCGACCCGGTCAGCGTGACCGGAGCGTTGAAGGTGTAGGAAGCCGCCGGGAGGGCGGTGAACTCGCTGCCGTTGACGCTCACCTTCAGGTTGCCACCGTCGTATCCGTTCTCAGTGGCGACGTACTGGTCGAACGACATGCGCGGCAGCTTGTCAGAGGCCGGCAGCTCGATGACCGGACCCGTGATGGAGTCACGGCTCGAGAAGTCACCAGCTCCGCTGGAACAGGTGCCCTTGTCCGGCGCGGGACCGAAGGCTACTCCGCCGGGATGGTTGCCCGGAGCAGTGCTGCTCGCCTTCCACTCGGCGCCGATCCCGCCTGCGAACACGATTTCCTGGCTGGCCGTCCAGCCGGCCAGGCCGTCCTCGAAGTCCTCGGACCAGACGGTGTTCTCCTTGAATCCCGGACCACACAGGGCCGGGGTGTTCTTGTCGAACAACGGCTTGTAGCCGCACTGGTCGGTTGGATCGACCCGCAGTTCGACGGCCGCGGACATCGCGGCGACCTGGGTGCAGTCCGCCGCCGTGATCGGAGTCGCGGGTGTCGGGGTTGCGTTGCGCGCGATGGTCAGCTGGTTGATCGGCTGGCCGATCAGGTCAGTGCACGACGCGGCCAGGGAGTCAGCGTGATCGACGAAGTCCGAGGTCGGCGTCTGGTACTGCGTCATCGCCCGGAAGTAGATCGCCGCGGCCTTGTCCAACCCGATGCCGGAAACCGACTGACCGTTGTAGCTGCCACCGTCCACGAGCAGGGAGTAGCCGTGGTTCGGCACGCCCGAGTTGCTGTGCACGCCCCCGCCGTCTGCGGTGCCGCAGAAGTACTCGGCGTCCGAGACCTTGCCGGGGTCGCCGTAACACGTGGGGTTCCACATGTCGCGGATCGCGCCGCCGAAGGCGGTGGACTTCTCACCGATCAGCCACCGGTACGAGTCGGCCTTGGGGTCGGTCTCCGCGTCCTTGATGGTCGCGTTCACGGTGCCTGCGGTCTTGATGCGGGCCCCGTTGCTCTGGGTGACCATGGCGCCGTAGATGTTGGCGCTGCCCGACATTGAGATCGGCGCACGGCCAGGGGCGTTGTCTCCGACGATGATGCCAGTGGCGCCTGCCGCCGCTGCTCGGTCGGCCTTGATGCCGAAAGAGCAGCCACCTCGGTCGACGTAGGCGAACTTGCCTGCGACAGCAGAGGCGTTGGTGTACGCCGAGCAGCCGTCGTTCGCGGTGCCGGCCGGTACGGCAGGGGGACCCGGCACAGCCGGCTCGACCGGGTCGACAGCAACCACGATGTCGCTGGTCACCCCCGCCTGGTCGAAGACCGGACCGAACGCCGCGGCGACCGCGGTGCACGGGCCGGCGGCGCCGGCCGGTGAGTTGATCACCATCGAGATGTCGCTACGGGTGTACTTGGAGCACTGACCGTCGGGACGCTTTGCGGTGAGATCACCCTCGCCGGCGTCCTGCTTGCCGTTGATCAGGTCGACCGTCTCGCCCCAGATGTCGGAGTAGGACTCGTTGAGCGCGCCCGACTGGTACTGGTAGATGAGGTCGTGGGTGTACTCGGTGTAGGCGTGACCCCACTCGTGGGCGACCACGTCGTCCGACGAGACGCCGGAGCAGTAGTTGGTCGTCGCGCCGTTCCAGTTGGCGTTGGGGCAGCGGATCCGCGGGTCGTTGTTGACAGTCACCATCTTGTGCCCGGCGTTGTCATAGGAGTCGCGGTTGAAGCCGTTCTTGAAGAACCAGTAGGCGTCGCCCGTGCCGTCGACCTCGTTCTGCTGGTCCTGGTTGAGGGTGCCCGGGAACGGGTCACCTTCCTTCCAGACCTTGGTCAGGACCGGGGCCGCGGGGGTACCCGTGGCTTCGTACAGCTCGCGGTCGAGCGCGTCATGAACCATGGAGTAGCGGTTGAGCATCTTGCCGGTCTGGGCGTCGATGAACACCATGTCGCGGATGTTCGCGCCGTTGCTCACCTCGACCACGTAGGCGAGGGAGGCCTTGCCGACAACACCCTTGGTGGCGCCGGTGCGGTAGACGACCAGGTCGTTCTTGGCAGCCTCGATGCCGGTCGTGTCGGCCCGTTCGTCCTCGTGGCCCGGCGGGTCCTGGCGCACCGTGCCGACGGCGCGCTCCGCGGCAGCAACAGCGTCCAGTCGCGGCGTGGTCGAGAGACTCAGACCGGGGGCGGCGTAGCCGTTGACAGCGGTCAGGTCGCCCTGCTTGTCGACGTGTGCCCGGAGCGTGGAGCCGAACACCGGAACACCGTTGTAGTCCTGGGTGTAGGTGACCGTCCAGCCCGACGAGTCCTTGACCACGCCGGCCTGCTCGAGCTCACCGGGGCCGGCGCCGAAGCCGGCGGCGTACTTGTCGAGGTAGGCCGACGCCTTGTCGGCAGCGGCC
This is a stretch of genomic DNA from Nocardioides sp. InS609-2. It encodes these proteins:
- a CDS encoding M4 family metallopeptidase — its product is MKFLRQGIALAVAGAGLAAIPAMQVQAQAAEPSLVQQMKNQAQGATSVSDESATGRVGFIRVSAGGDLMPARDGASTSAAADKASAYLDKYAAGFGAGPGELEQAGVVKDSSGWTVTYTQDYNGVPVFGSTLRAHVDKQGDLTAVNGYAAPGLSLSTTPRLDAVAAAERAVGTVRQDPPGHEDERADTTGIEAAKNDLVVYRTGATKGVVGKASLAYVVEVSNGANIRDMVFIDAQTGKMLNRYSMVHDALDRELYEATGTPAAPVLTKVWKEGDPFPGTLNQDQQNEVDGTGDAYWFFKNGFNRDSYDNAGHKMVTVNNDPRIRCPNANWNGATTNYCSGVSSDDVVAHEWGHAYTEYTHDLIYQYQSGALNESYSDIWGETVDLINGKQDAGEGDLTAKRPDGQCSKYTRSDISMVINSPAGAAGPCTAVAAAFGPVFDQAGVTSDIVVAVDPVEPAVPGPPAVPAGTANDGCSAYTNASAVAGKFAYVDRGGCSFGIKADRAAAAGATGIIVGDNAPGRAPISMSGSANIYGAMVTQSNGARIKTAGTVNATIKDAETDPKADSYRWLIGEKSTAFGGAIRDMWNPTCYGDPGKVSDAEYFCGTADGGGVHSNSGVPNHGYSLLVDGGSYNGQSVSGIGLDKAAAIYFRAMTQYQTPTSDFVDHADSLAASCTDLIGQPINQLTIARNATPTPATPITAADCTQVAAMSAAVELRVDPTDQCGYKPLFDKNTPALCGPGFKENTVWSEDFEDGLAGWTASQEIVFAGGIGAEWKASSTAPGNHPGGVAFGPAPDKGTCSSGAGDFSSRDSITGPVIELPASDKLPRMSFDQYVATENGYDGGNLKVSVNGSEFTALPAASYTFNAPVTLTGSATNTSPLAGEPGFTGTDGGKLNGSWGTSHVELSRAGVKPGDLVQFRFDIGRDGCGGLDGWYVDNVKLVTCKIKAKVSAAHLPEPSTFGQASSVKVTVDRDGTVGAAPTGSVTLTKADGTAVGSGTLANGSAMIALPADLAVGVYTMKANYSGNDTIAPETGTVTVTVKSGPGTPPTSVGSSTHLKVKPRHPTYTQNIKGVAKVMADNGSDVTGKVKFLLDGKKVRVISLDNGRAVIKIKKDLKIGKHKLVAVYTGSDTIRRSRDKVPFEVRRR